Genomic segment of Streptomyces alboniger:
GAGTCGCACGTCTCGGCGGTCCTGAGGAAGCTTCAGCTCTCCAATCGCCATGAGCTGACGCGGTGGGCGACGGCGCGACGGCTGGTCTGAGCCTTCTCAGTCCCGTCTGAGCGTTCCTTGGTGACGGGTGCCGACGGGCGTCGGTGCCGGGCCCAGCTTCCGGAGCGCCCAGCGGTAGTGGCCGGCGGCCTTCGTGCAGCCCACGAGGCCCGTGAGCCACAGGATCAGGCCCGCGCCCATGCCGAGGACGACGTCGGCGTAGGTCTCGCGGCCCGGTTCGGCGTACGCGGCCGCGGCGAAGGACGCCCACAGGCCGAGCGTGCACAGGGCGAGGGAGGACAGGAGCCACAGGAGGCTGAGGCCGGGGGAGCGCAGGCGGGCGTCGGACGCGGGATGGCGGTCCAGCGCGAGCCAGGCTTCGGAGAGTTCCCGTATGCGCCGGTCGCGGCGGATGCCGAGGACGACGCCGACCACCGCCGGGCCGAGCGCCGCGAGTCCGAGGACGGCGAGGACCGGGCCGAGGATGATCCCCGTGGCGTCCTTCTCCTCGATGTGCTTGAGCGGCTGCACGAGCAGGGCCCAGCCGATGACGGCGCCGAACCCGCACAGCCACAGCAGGAGCAGCCGGTGCACGCCCAGGTGCCGCCCGCGCAGATCGTGGAGGGCCAGGCCGCGGTCCATGAGCATCGTCTGCCGGTCCGGCCAGGTGCGCAGATGCACGGGAGGGGGAGGCGGCGGCAGCGTACGACTGGGCATGGACCCGACATTACTTGGGTCGCGAGGGCAGGTTCACGCCACCCGGGTGGCGCCCGCGAACGGCATCTGGTCGATCGGCGCGAGCCGTACGGGAGCGCTCGGGTTCGGGGCGTGGATCATCTGGCCGTTCCCGACGTAGATGCCGACGTGACTGATGCCCGAGTAGAAGAACACCAGGTCACCGGGGCGCAGCGCCGAGCGTGGCACGCGCTCGCCCGCGGCGATCTGGGCGTACGTGGTGCGGGGCAGTGAGACGCCCGCCGAGCGGTAGGCGGCCTGCGTCAGGCCCGAGCAGTCGAAGGCGCTCGGACCCGTCGCGCCCCACACGTAGGGGCTGCCGATCGCTTTGTACGCGTAGGAAACAGCTGCGGCGGCACGGGCGTTGGGAGTCCTCGCCGCGCTGCCCGGCCGAGGGGCGCGGGCGCCGGGGGCGGCGGTGCGGGTGTCCGAGCGGGCGGCGTCGCCCTCGTCGCCCTCGTCGCCCGCGAACTCCGCACGCTGCTTCTCGGTGAGCTGGGCCAGCAGTCGCTTGGCCTCGCCGAGCTTGGTGGTGACGGTCTTCTTGTGCTTCCTCAGTTCCGCCTGGCGCGAGCGGAGGGTGGACAGGCGGCCGTCGGCCTCGGCGCGCACTTGGTCGACCTCCTGGAGCTTCCTGCGTACGCCGCCGATGGCCGCGGCCTGGCGGCTGCCGGCCCGGTCGGCCAGCGAAGCGCGGTCCAGGAACTGCTCGGGGTCCGAGGAGAGCGCGAGTTGGACGGACGGGTCGATGCCGCCCGCGCGGTACTGGGCGGCCGCGTATGAACCCAGCGCGGCACGGGCGGAGTTGAGTTTCTCCTGCTTGCGGGCCGCCTCGTCGCGCAGCTCACCGAGCGACTTCTCGGCCTTCTCGGCCTTCTCCTTCGCGCCGTTGTACTTCTCGGTGGCGACCTCCGCCTCGCGGTAGAGCGCGTCGACCTTCGCCTTCACCGCGGCGGGGCTGAGCCGTGGGTCCGCGTGTCCCGAGCCTTCGAGGGCGGTCGCCGAGGCGGCTCCCGCGAGGGCGAGGGTGGCGGCGGTGCGGGCCGTGCGGCCGCTGAGCGAGCGCTGTCTGGGCTTGCGGTGCGCTGCCACGAGGGGCTCCTTCGCTGGCCGGCGGCGGCCCACACAGGGGGAGCGGGCCGCCGCCGGGTTTCTCGGCGGTGGTGGCCGACTGCCGCCCCGGGAGGGCGGCGGTGGGGAGCCGGTCACCTGGTGGAGGACGCTAAACCTGGTCGTCACGGCTTGGTGACGGATTGTGCGTAATGGGCGGCAGTGGGCGGAAGGGCGACTGCGTCTGTCCGTGCCGACAATCGATCGAAGCCCTGTTCACGCGTAACTATGACCAATGTGGCGATTACGGCCTACCTGTCCGTCGGCGGGTGGTAAGGGACCACCTGCGGCAGGCGGCAGGGGACCCGGCTAGGCTCCGGCCTCATGGACGTACTCATCCATCTCTTCGTCGGCCTGCACATCATCGGCATCGCCTCGCTCCTGGGCGGCTTCCTCACCCAGATGAAGCAGATGGGCCAGGGCGCCGCCCGCTTCAGCCCCGCGATGCTCCACGGCGCGCTGACCATGCTCGTCACCGGAGTGGTCCTGGTGGGCCTCAACCAGGCGGACGACAACGCCGTCAACAACCTCAAGATCGGCATCAAGATGGCCGTGCTGATCGTGATCCTCGCGCTGGTCTACGTGAAGCGGGACGAGGAGAAGGTGGACAAGGGTGTCTTCGGTGCGGTGGGGCTGCTGACCACGGCGAACATTTTCATCGCCGTCCTGTGGACCTGATCCCCGCTGACGACCCTCTACGCGCGCGTGGCCCGCACTCTCCCGGGAGAGTGCGGGCCACGCGCGCGTAGAGGGTCGTAGAGGGTGCTTCTTGTGGTTACGCCGGGCGCACCACGCTGTGGATCGGCATGTAGTAGATCGACTCGACGCGTACGTTGGCGCCCGGCTTCGGGGCGTGGATCATCTTGCCGTCGCCGATGTAGATCCCCACATGGCTGATGTCGTCGTAGAAGAAGACCAGGTCGCCGGGGGCGGCATCGGCGGTCTTCACGGTCGTGCCGACCTTCACCTGGTCCCACGTGGTGCGCGGCAGGGAGATCCCCGCGGCCTTCCAGGCGTCCTGGGTGAGCCCGGAGCAGTCGTAGGAGTCGGGTCCCGTGGCGCCCCAGACGTACGGCTTGCCGATCTGGGCCTCCGCGAAGCCGATGACCTTCGCGGCCTTCGTGGCGCCCGAGCCGGGCTCGGCGCCCGGACCCGGACCCGAACCGGTGTCCGGCCCGGAGGAGCCCTGGCCCCCTCCCCGCTCCTTCTCCCGCTCCTTCTCCCGCTCCTTCTGCGCCGCCTCTTCCGCCTTGCGCTTGCGCTCCGCCTCCGCGGCCTGCTCGCGGGCCAGCTCCTCGGCCTTCCGCTTGGCCTCCCGCTCCTTCTTCCGCTCGATCGCGGCGAGCCGCGCCTTCTCCTCGGCGGTCAGCTCCGACAGCAGTGCGCGCGCCTCGCCCAGCTTCCTCTGGACGGTCCGCTTGCTCGTCCTGAGGTCGTCCCGGGACTCGCTCAGCGTCTTGAGGCTCTTCGCGGCCTTCGTACGCTGCTTCGTCGCCGACGCCTGCTCCGCCTGGTACTCGTCGACGGCCTTCTTCTGCCGGGAGGTCAGGCGGTCCGCCAGGTGGTTCTGGTCGAAGTAGCCCTGAGGGTCGTTGGCGAGCATCATCGTGGCGGTCTCGGAGGCGGCGCCGGTGCGGTACTGCGCGGCGGCGAAGGAGCCCAGCTCCTGGCGCGCCTCGTTCAGCTTGTCCGCGCGCCTGGCCACGCCGTCGAGCAGACGGTCGACCTTCTTGCGCTGCTTCTCGGTCTTCTCCTTGGCCGAGTTGTACCTCTGGGTGGCCACGCCCGCCTGGTGGTAGAGGTCGTCGACCTTCTTCTTCACCTCGTCGAGGCTGGGCTCCACCGGCGCGGAGGGTGCTGTCGGCGCGGCGGGTGCTGCCTGCGCGCTCTGCGACAGGAGCGCCACGGACGTGAGGGCGGCCGTGGTGATACCGACGGCGGGGGTGGTGCGTATGCCGGCTGACCGGCCCCGCGGCTTGCGGTGCGACGCCAAGGGAGGCGACTCCTTCCGTAGACCGCCTACCGGGTTAGCTGTCGGGTTCGGGCGGGTGGTCCGGAAGGTTGCCCTACAGTCCCGTACGAAGTACGGGACCGATTCACCCCAAGTTTTCGGTGGGTCCCCGGTTCCGAACACGTCGGACTCGGCGGGGGCCACCCGTTCCCGGCGGGGTTCGCCGGTGGGGGACGTGCGGCCCGCGGAGCACGCTAACCAACCTGTGTGGCACGTGTGAAGGTTGATGTTCGATATGCCCGATACATTTTCGTGACTTTACGAGCGTCAGGACGGGCGCCCGCAGCGGAGTGGCGGAGCGTGACCGGGTGCGGCCGGGGCGTGAACGGGCCCGGGGTGGCCGGAACCCGGGGCGGGTTGTCAGTGGGGCCGCCTAGACTCGGGAGGCGATGAGCAGCCTCTTTGATGACAGCTTCCTGGCGGACATGCGGCCTTCCCGGGCCGCGGACGAAGAACCCCCGCCGCCGCCCGAGGACAGCGCTCCGGAACCGGTTCCGGACGACTTGTTCAGCGGGAAGTTCGACGTGCCCATGACCCGGGACTCGCACTACCGCGACGGAGCCCCGCGCCCGGTCATCGACCCGGCCGCGCTCCTGGAGGGGCTGAACGAGAACCAGCGCGCGGCCGTCGTGCACGCGGGCTCCCCGCTGCTCATCGTCGCCGGCGCCGGTTCCGGCAAGACCCGCGTACTGACCCACCGCATCGCGTACCTCCTCGCCGAGCGCGGTGTCCACCCCGGCCAGATCCTCGCGATCACGTTCACGAACAAGGCCGCGGGCGAGATGAAGGAGCGCGTCGAGCAGCTCGTCGGCCCCCGGGCCAACGCGATGTGGGTATCGACCTTCCACAGCGCCTGCGTCCGCATCCTGCGGCGCGAGTACAAGAAGCTGGGCTTCACGTCCTCCTTCTCGATCTACGACGCCGCGGACTCCAAGCGTCTGATGGCCCTGGTCTGCCGCGACCTGGACCTCGACCCGAAGAAGTTCCCGCCGAAGTCCTTCAGCGCCAAGATCTCGAACCTGAAGAACGAGCTGATCGACGAGGAGGACTTCGCCGCCCAGGCCGCCGACGGTTTCGAGAAGACCCTCGCCGAGGCCTACGCCATGTACCAGTCCCGCCTGCGCGAGGCGAACGCGCTGGACTTCGACGACCTGATCATGACGACGGTCCACCTCCTGCGCGCCTTCCCGGACGTCGCCGAGCACTACCGCCGCCGCTTCCGGCACGTCATGGTCGACGAGTACCAGGACACGAACCACGCCCAGTACGCCCTGGTGCGCGAGCTGGTCGGCCCCTCCGGAGGCGAGGGTGACGACCCCGCGGAGCTGTGTGTGGTGGGTGACGCGGACCAGTCGATCTACGCCTTCCGCGGCGCCACCATCCGCAACATCCTCCAGTTCGAGGAGGACTACACCGACGCGACGACGATCCTCCTGGAGCAGAACTACCGCTCCACGCAGACGATCCTGACCGCCGCGAACGCGGTCATCGAGCGGAACGAAAGCCGCCGCCCGAAGAACCTGTGGACCAACCAGGGCGCGGGCGCCCGCATCACCGGCTACGTGGCCGACACCGAGCACGACGAGGCGCAGTTCGTCGCCGACGAGATCGACCGCCTCACGGACGCGGGCGACGCGAAGGCCGGCGACGTCGCGATCTTCTACCGTACGAACGCCCAGTCCCGCGTCTTCGAAGAGATCTTCATCCGCGTCGGCCTGCCCTACAAGGTCGTCGGCGGCGTCCGCTTCTACGAGCGCAAGGAGGTCCGCGATGTGCTGGCCTACCTGCGCGTTCTCGCCAACCCCGAGGACGCGGTGCCGCTGCGGCGCATCCTCAACGTCCCCAAGAGGGGCATCGGCGACCGCGCCGAGGCGATGATCGACGCGCTCTCGCAGCGCGAGAAGATCTCCTTCCCGCAGGCGCTGCGCCGCGTCGACGAGGCGTACGGCATGGCGGCCCGCTCGACCAACGCCGTCAAGCGGTTCAACACGCTCATGGAAGAGCTGCGCACCGTCGTCGAGTCCGGCGCGGGCCCGGCCGTCGTCCTGGAGGCCGTCCTCGAACGGACCGGCTACCTCGCCGAGTTGCAGGCCTCGACCGACCCGCAGGACGAGACCCGCATCGAGAACCTCCAGGAACTCGCCGCCGTGGCACTGGAGTTCGAGCAGGAGTACGCCCAGGCCCAGGCGGCGCAGGCCGAGGGCGACGAGGGGCCCGCCCCGGCCGGCACCCTCTCCGACTTCCTGGAGCGCGTCGCGCTCGTCGCCGACTCCGACCAGATTCCGGATGAGGAGGACGACGGCTCCGGAGTCATCACTCTCATGACGCTGCACACCGCCAAGGGACTCGAATTCCCCGTGGTGTTCCTGACCGGCATGGAGGACGGCGTCTTCCCGCACATGCGCTCCCTCGGCCAGGTCAAGGAGCTGGAGGAGGAGCGCCGCCTCGCCTATGTCGGCATCACGCGCGCGCGTGAGCGGCTCTACCTCACCCGGTCCTCGATGCGCAGCGCCTGGGGCCAGCCCTCGTACAACCCGCCCTCACGCTTCCTCGAAGAGATTCCGGAAACCCATCTGGACTGGAAGCGGAAGGGCTCCGTCGGCGCCCCCGCCTCGTCCGGTCCCGCCGCGGGCATCGCCTCGTCGCTGTCGTCCTCGCGTTCGCGCACGGGTGGGGCGCAGGGCTTCGCCACGCGCCGCGCCTCGGAGAAGCCGGTGGTCTCGCTGGCGGTGGGGGACCGGGTCACGCACGACCAGTTCGGCCTCGGGACCGTGGTCGGGGTGAAGGGCACGGGGGCGAACGCCGAGGCGACGGTGGACTTCGGCGAGCCCAAGCCGAAGCGGCTCCTGCTGAGGTACGCGCCGGTCGAGAAGCTGTAACGCTCCGGGCGGTGCCCGGAGCCGCGCCGGGGGGGGGCGGCGGCGGAGTTACGTCGGGTCGAGTCCGTGGCTGCGCAGCCACGGCAGCGGGTCGATCGCCGAGCTGCCGCTGGGGCGCACCTCGAAGTGCAGGTGCGGTCCGGTGGAGTTGCCGGAGTTCCCGGAGTAGGCGATGGTCTCGCCCGCCTTCACGGGACCGCTGGAGATCTTGTGCGAGGAGAGGTGGCAGTACCACGTCTCCGTACCGTCCTTGGCGGTCACGATCGCCATGTTGCCGTAGGCGCTGTTCCACTTCGTGGTCACGGTGCCGTCGGTCGCGGCGAAGACTTCCGTGCCGTACGACACGGGGAAGTCGATGCCGGAGTGCGCCGACATCCAGTTGACGCCGGCCTGGCCGTACTGCGCGCTCAGACCGTGCTGCTTCACCGGCAGCGCGAACTTGGGGCGCAGCCGCTCCTTGCGCGCCGCCTCCGCGGCCGCCTTCTTCTGGGCGGCGACCTTTTCGGCCTTCAGGTCGATACGTTCCTGCGTGCGGCTCGCGCGGTCCGCGAAGTCGCCCGCGTCCGCGGAGAGGTTGGCCAGCTGGGTGTCCAGCTTGCTGTTGGCGGTGGAGGGCTTCACGGACGTGGTGTCCGGTGCGGAGGCCGTCGTCTCTTTCTCGCCGTCCCCGCCGAAGCTGCCCACGGACGCGGCCGCCACCCCGGCGACGCCCATCACGCAGGCCGACGGCACGGCGACGGTGAGGAGGGCGGAGCGCTTGGCGGGGGTACGGCGCCGGGTCCTGGACCGACCCGCACCGGATCCGCCGCTTTTGCCGCGGGCGGTGCGGGGGGTGGGGGCCGGAATCCCCGAGACGGACTCGGGCTCCGCGCTCGCGTAGGGGACATCGGTGTCGTACGGGCCCTCGCCGTCGTACGGGCTCTCGCTGTCGAACGGGGCATCGCTGTCGAACGGGGCCTCGGCGGAGATCTCGTACTGCTCGGTCAGCTCGTACGGCTGCGGAGTTTCGTTCGACTCGTGCGACTCGCGTGCCTCGGGTGACTCGTGCTGCTCGCGTGTCTCGTCGGCGGAGTTCCACGCCGTGGCGTCGTACGCGCCCGTGTCGAAGGTCTGCGTCTGCCACTGACCGGTCGCCGGACCCTGGTCCCAGGAGGCGGTGTCCCACTGGCCCGTGCTGTCGGGGCCCGGCTGCGACGGGATGTCGGCGAGCTGCTGATAGCCACCGGCCGACCAGACGGAGGTGGTGTCGTAGCTGCCGGTTTCGTAGGCGGCGGCGTGGTGCTGTGCGGCGTACGCGTCGTAGGCGGACGTCTGCTGCTGGGTACTCGGCGTGGTCGCCCACTGGCCTGTGTCGTACTCGGTGCCGGGCATGTCGCCGAAGAGGGGATCGGTGGCGAAGGTACCGGTGTCGAAGCTTCCGGTGCTGATGCTGCCGGTGTCGAAACCGCCGGTGGAGTAGGTGTCGTAGCCGTAGCCGCCGGGCTGGGCGCTCTGCTGGTCGTACGTCGCGTTGAGCGGGTAGTCGGCGCCGGGTGCCGAGGGCTGGGGAGTCGAGCTCCCCGACGGGTGACGGTCGTTCACCAACTTCTCTTTCGCCTCGGCAGCAAGGGCGGAGCAGTGCGGCGACTGTACCCGGCGGTATGCGGGCGCGACAATCTTCGGCAGGTTTCATGGTCTCAGGAAACGGGCATTCGGCCGTCTTTCGGAGGACTGCGGGCACAGGCTTGGCCCTGCGTTCGAGCTACGTTCGATACCGGGGGCTCGCCAAGTGGCCCCTGATCCGGTGTTCCGCTGTGGTCAGGCGACCGTGAGCCCGCCCGGGGCTTCCTTGGCGTCGGCTCCGGGATGGGCCAGGTCGAGGGCCTGGCGTATGCCGTTCGCGACCGCCGGGTGCACCGGGAGCGCGAGGTGGCCGATTCCGGTCACGCGGACGTTCTGCGCGATCAGGTCGGGGTGGTCCACGCACGCCGTCTCCAGCGGGACCATGATCTGGTCCAGGTCGCTCCAGAAACTCACGAACTGCGTCCGGCAGTCCGGTGCAGGTTCCTTCAGCTCCTCGATCACGGCGGAGCCCGGACGCATCTGCCGCACGATCGGGTGCGCGTCCGCGAGCGGCGCGACGCGGGTGCCCCCGTGCGGTGTGCCCAGCGTGACAAGCGTGCGTACGCGTACGTCACCGCCGAGGCGCTGGGCGTAATACCGGGCGATCAGGCCGCCCAGGCTGTGCCCGACGATGTCTACCCGATGGTGGCCCGTGCGCTCGCACAGCTCTTCGACGTGGCGGCCGAGAAGCTCGGCGGCGGTACGGATGTCGCAGGTCAGCGGGGAGTAGTTGAGGGACTCCACGCGGCGTCCGTCGTGCTGGGACAGGGCGCGGCGGAGCAGGACGAAGACCGAGCGGTTGTCTATGAAGCCGTGCAGGAGGAGGGTCGGCGGCCTGCTGTCCGGGGGGAGGCGCGGCGCGTCGGGGGGCGGCTGGACAGGGGCTGTCCTGCGCTCCTGGGCGATGCCCGAGGGGTAGAGGACGAGATGGCCCGCGAGGATCGCCACTTCCAGGGCGGTCGCTTTCAGGAGGGCCAGGGAGAGGCGGCCCGCCATCTTGGCGGAGAGGGCGGGCAGCGAGGGGAGCAGCGACAGCGAGGGGAGTGCGGGGGGTAAAGGGAGCGTGGGGAGTGCGGCGCGTAGTGCGGGGAGCGCGGCCAGCGCGTGCAGTGCCGACCGGCCGGGGAGTCCCGGCAGCCTTGGCAGTCTCGGCCGCGGGAGGGTGAGGGTGCGAAAGGGGTGGGCCCCTGTGGCTGGCTCCGGCATCGTCGACCTCCCGATCGGCGCACGGGAGGACAGCTCCGTCCCCCGTGTGCCCTAGGGGGAGTCGTGAGAAAGGAGTCGGCTGTGCGACGGCGTTCCACGCCACCGTGGTGCGGTGGCCCCATGCCCCCGTTGCGTCGCCGATGCATCGGACCACCACGCCGGGCGGGTGCCGGTGTGGTGGTCCGGCGATCTCGTTGCGGCTCCCCTCGCGCCTGGTCCGGATGCGGGGCGCGAACCCCTGAGTAGTGGACGGCGCGCAGCGAACGTGTCCCAACGTGTGATTTCCCCCTCCCTCTCCACCGCGAAACTGCCGCTTGCGCGATGCTGGAGATAACGTTCGTTCACTTCCCCGGCCCGTGCGGTGCGGGGTATCTGTGCTTGGGCAGATGCTTGGACAGATGGATGTCGGTACGGATATCGGTACATGGAGGCAGTGATGGGTGTGGCAGCCGGGCCGATCCGCGTGGTGGTCGCCAAGCCGGGGCTCGACGGGCACGACCGCGGGGCCAAGGTGATCGCGCGGGCGCTGCGTGACGCCGGTATGGAGGTCATCTACACCGGGCTGCACCAGACGCCCGAGCAGGTGGTGGACACCGCGATCCAGGAGGACGCCGACGCGATCGGCCTCTCCATCCTGTCCGGGGCGCACAACACGCTGTTCGCGCGGGTGCTCGAACTTTTGAAGGAGCGGGAAGCGCAGGACATCCTGGTGTTCGGCGGCGGCATCATCCCGGAGGCGGACATCGCGCCGCTGAAGGAGAAGGGCGTCGCGGAGATCTTCACGCCCGGTGCGACCACGACTTCGATCGTGGAGTGGGTGCGGGCGAACGTGCAGGAGCGTGCCGGGGCCTGATCGGGCGGGGCGCCTCGGCCGGAGGCTTTCGTGGCCTTCCGGGCAGGACGTGCGCTCACGCTCCAGGAGCCGGCGGCGGGAGTTCGTCTCGTATCGCCGCGCGGAGGCGCAGGGTCGTGACCAGGCGTTGGAACGCCTCCGACCAGTAGCTCCCCGCTCCCGGTGACGCGTCCTCCGGTTCGTCGGGTATCGCGGTGAGCGCCTCCAGGCGGATCGCTTCCGCGGGGTCGAGGCAGCGTTCCGCGAGGCCCATGACCCCGCTGAAGCTCCAGGGGTAACTGCCCGCGTCCCGCGCGATGTTCAGCGCGTCCACGACCGCCCGGCCCAGTGGTTCGGTCCAGGGGACCGCGCATACGCCCAGGAGCTGGAACGACTCGGACAGCCCGTGCGAGGCTATGAATCCGGCGACCCAGTCTGCCCGTTCCGCGGCGGGCAGGGCGGCCAGGAGCTTGGCGCGCTCGGCGAGCGATACGGCCCCCGGGCCCGCGGCGTCGGGGGCCGCGGGCGCGCCGAGCAGGGCCCTGGACCAGGTCGCGTCCCGCTGCCGTACGGCAGCGCGGCACCACGCGGCGTGCAGCTCGGCACGCCAGTCGTCGGCCACGGGGAGGGCCACTATCTCGGCCGGGGTGCGGTGGCCGAGCCGGGTGCTCCAGGTGGCGAGTGGCGCCGCTTCCACCAACTGGCCGAGCCACCAGGACCGTTCGCCTCGACCGGCGGGGGGCTTGGGGGCGACGCCGTCCCGCTCCATGGCCACGTCGCACTCGTGCGGCGCCTCGACCGTGAGGGTCGGCGTGTTCGACACGTGGTCCACGGCCACACAGGAAGCCGCCCTGGACGCCATCCGCCCGGCCAGCGCCGATTCGGGGAGCGCGGAGAGCAGTTCCGCCGCCGTGGAGCGGACGTTGCGGCTGCGGTCGGTGAGCGCCTGCTCCAGGAACGGCTCGTCCGCCGCCGACAGGCCGGTGCGGAGCGAGTCGAGGAACATCAGGCGGTCCTCGGCCCGTTCTGTCTGCCAGGTCGTGGTGAGCAGCCGCCGGGCGGCGCCGGGGTCGTGCGCGCGGAGTGTGGTGAGCAGGGCAACCCGCTCCGCGAAGAGGCCCTCTTCCCACAGTCGTTGGACCTCGGGCGTGTCGTCCGCGGAGGGCAGTGCCACACCGCTTCCCGGGGTGGCGCGGAGGGCGAACTTCCAGTGCGGGTTGAGCCGGGCCAGCCACAGGGCTCTGGGGCCCGCGAACGTGAGCGCCTGGGGGCGCAGGTCCGTGCGGCCGCGGGCCGCGTCGAGGAGGGCGGGAAGCAGCTCGGGTGGTGCTCCGTACCCCCGGGCGTTGGCCAGGGCCAGCCACTGGGGGAGGAGTTCCATCAGGTCCGGGGCCGCGCCGCGTCTGCCGCCGCTGCCGGTGCCGGGATGGTCGGTGAGGAGCGTGGCGAGCCTGCGCCGGGCCGCGGGCGGCAGCGGCGGTCTGGGGTCCGGCAGCGCCGGTTCGGGCGGCGCGACGGCCGGTGCAGGGCGCAGTCCCGCCCTGCGGCGTACCGTCTGCACCGCTGCCTCGTCCAGGAGTGCGACCGGTGCCTCCCTGCCGGGGGTGTGCAGGGCGGGCGGCAGCGCGCGCCGGTCGGTGCCGAGCAGGGCCGAGGTGACCAGCTCTTCCCATGAGGAGTGCGGGGTGCCCGGCTTCCCTCGGGAGGGAGGCGGAGGCGCGGCTTTCGCCGGGGGGACGGGCATCTGTTCCTCCTCGTGGTTGTGTTCGTTCTCGTTCTCGTTCTCGTTCTCGTGGTCGGGGTCGCGATTGTT
This window contains:
- a CDS encoding lipase family alpha/beta hydrolase, yielding MAGRLSLALLKATALEVAILAGHLVLYPSGIAQERRTAPVQPPPDAPRLPPDSRPPTLLLHGFIDNRSVFVLLRRALSQHDGRRVESLNYSPLTCDIRTAAELLGRHVEELCERTGHHRVDIVGHSLGGLIARYYAQRLGGDVRVRTLVTLGTPHGGTRVAPLADAHPIVRQMRPGSAVIEELKEPAPDCRTQFVSFWSDLDQIMVPLETACVDHPDLIAQNVRVTGIGHLALPVHPAVANGIRQALDLAHPGADAKEAPGGLTVA
- a CDS encoding C40 family peptidase; protein product: MASHRKPRGRSAGIRTTPAVGITTAALTSVALLSQSAQAAPAAPTAPSAPVEPSLDEVKKKVDDLYHQAGVATQRYNSAKEKTEKQRKKVDRLLDGVARRADKLNEARQELGSFAAAQYRTGAASETATMMLANDPQGYFDQNHLADRLTSRQKKAVDEYQAEQASATKQRTKAAKSLKTLSESRDDLRTSKRTVQRKLGEARALLSELTAEEKARLAAIERKKEREAKRKAEELAREQAAEAERKRKAEEAAQKEREKEREKERGGGQGSSGPDTGSGPGPGAEPGSGATKAAKVIGFAEAQIGKPYVWGATGPDSYDCSGLTQDAWKAAGISLPRTTWDQVKVGTTVKTADAAPGDLVFFYDDISHVGIYIGDGKMIHAPKPGANVRVESIYYMPIHSVVRPA
- a CDS encoding C40 family peptidase; the encoded protein is MAAHRKPRQRSLSGRTARTAATLALAGAASATALEGSGHADPRLSPAAVKAKVDALYREAEVATEKYNGAKEKAEKAEKSLGELRDEAARKQEKLNSARAALGSYAAAQYRAGGIDPSVQLALSSDPEQFLDRASLADRAGSRQAAAIGGVRRKLQEVDQVRAEADGRLSTLRSRQAELRKHKKTVTTKLGEAKRLLAQLTEKQRAEFAGDEGDEGDAARSDTRTAAPGARAPRPGSAARTPNARAAAAVSYAYKAIGSPYVWGATGPSAFDCSGLTQAAYRSAGVSLPRTTYAQIAAGERVPRSALRPGDLVFFYSGISHVGIYVGNGQMIHAPNPSAPVRLAPIDQMPFAGATRVA
- the pcrA gene encoding DNA helicase PcrA, which encodes MSSLFDDSFLADMRPSRAADEEPPPPPEDSAPEPVPDDLFSGKFDVPMTRDSHYRDGAPRPVIDPAALLEGLNENQRAAVVHAGSPLLIVAGAGSGKTRVLTHRIAYLLAERGVHPGQILAITFTNKAAGEMKERVEQLVGPRANAMWVSTFHSACVRILRREYKKLGFTSSFSIYDAADSKRLMALVCRDLDLDPKKFPPKSFSAKISNLKNELIDEEDFAAQAADGFEKTLAEAYAMYQSRLREANALDFDDLIMTTVHLLRAFPDVAEHYRRRFRHVMVDEYQDTNHAQYALVRELVGPSGGEGDDPAELCVVGDADQSIYAFRGATIRNILQFEEDYTDATTILLEQNYRSTQTILTAANAVIERNESRRPKNLWTNQGAGARITGYVADTEHDEAQFVADEIDRLTDAGDAKAGDVAIFYRTNAQSRVFEEIFIRVGLPYKVVGGVRFYERKEVRDVLAYLRVLANPEDAVPLRRILNVPKRGIGDRAEAMIDALSQREKISFPQALRRVDEAYGMAARSTNAVKRFNTLMEELRTVVESGAGPAVVLEAVLERTGYLAELQASTDPQDETRIENLQELAAVALEFEQEYAQAQAAQAEGDEGPAPAGTLSDFLERVALVADSDQIPDEEDDGSGVITLMTLHTAKGLEFPVVFLTGMEDGVFPHMRSLGQVKELEEERRLAYVGITRARERLYLTRSSMRSAWGQPSYNPPSRFLEEIPETHLDWKRKGSVGAPASSGPAAGIASSLSSSRSRTGGAQGFATRRASEKPVVSLAVGDRVTHDQFGLGTVVGVKGTGANAEATVDFGEPKPKRLLLRYAPVEKL
- a CDS encoding M23 family metallopeptidase translates to MNDRHPSGSSTPQPSAPGADYPLNATYDQQSAQPGGYGYDTYSTGGFDTGSISTGSFDTGTFATDPLFGDMPGTEYDTGQWATTPSTQQQTSAYDAYAAQHHAAAYETGSYDTTSVWSAGGYQQLADIPSQPGPDSTGQWDTASWDQGPATGQWQTQTFDTGAYDATAWNSADETREQHESPEARESHESNETPQPYELTEQYEISAEAPFDSDAPFDSESPYDGEGPYDTDVPYASAEPESVSGIPAPTPRTARGKSGGSGAGRSRTRRRTPAKRSALLTVAVPSACVMGVAGVAAASVGSFGGDGEKETTASAPDTTSVKPSTANSKLDTQLANLSADAGDFADRASRTQERIDLKAEKVAAQKKAAAEAARKERLRPKFALPVKQHGLSAQYGQAGVNWMSAHSGIDFPVSYGTEVFAATDGTVTTKWNSAYGNMAIVTAKDGTETWYCHLSSHKISSGPVKAGETIAYSGNSGNSTGPHLHFEVRPSGSSAIDPLPWLRSHGLDPT
- a CDS encoding DUF5691 domain-containing protein; this encodes MPVPPAKAAPPPPSRGKPGTPHSSWEELVTSALLGTDRRALPPALHTPGREAPVALLDEAAVQTVRRRAGLRPAPAVAPPEPALPDPRPPLPPAARRRLATLLTDHPGTGSGGRRGAAPDLMELLPQWLALANARGYGAPPELLPALLDAARGRTDLRPQALTFAGPRALWLARLNPHWKFALRATPGSGVALPSADDTPEVQRLWEEGLFAERVALLTTLRAHDPGAARRLLTTTWQTERAEDRLMFLDSLRTGLSAADEPFLEQALTDRSRNVRSTAAELLSALPESALAGRMASRAASCVAVDHVSNTPTLTVEAPHECDVAMERDGVAPKPPAGRGERSWWLGQLVEAAPLATWSTRLGHRTPAEIVALPVADDWRAELHAAWCRAAVRQRDATWSRALLGAPAAPDAAGPGAVSLAERAKLLAALPAAERADWVAGFIASHGLSESFQLLGVCAVPWTEPLGRAVVDALNIARDAGSYPWSFSGVMGLAERCLDPAEAIRLEALTAIPDEPEDASPGAGSYWSEAFQRLVTTLRLRAAIRDELPPPAPGA
- a CDS encoding cobalamin B12-binding domain-containing protein gives rise to the protein MGVAAGPIRVVVAKPGLDGHDRGAKVIARALRDAGMEVIYTGLHQTPEQVVDTAIQEDADAIGLSILSGAHNTLFARVLELLKEREAQDILVFGGGIIPEADIAPLKEKGVAEIFTPGATTTSIVEWVRANVQERAGA